One Oncorhynchus keta strain PuntledgeMale-10-30-2019 chromosome 11, Oket_V2, whole genome shotgun sequence DNA window includes the following coding sequences:
- the LOC118380983 gene encoding reticulon-4 receptor-like 1: protein MFRGSGGVELLLVLCGLDLSSPCPRDCICYTSPSTVSCQAHNFLSVPEEIPAQSERVFLQNNKIQRLLRGHFSPTTVLLWLYSNNISYIQASTFHGFARLEELDLGDNRHLRALASDTFQGLGRLHALHLYHCGLLSLPPGIFEGLSSLQYLYLQNNQLEFLEDDLFVDLLNLTHLFLHGNKLWSLHQNTFRGLGVLDRLLLHQNRLQWVHRLAFHDLSRLTTLYLFNNSLTELSGASLALLSSLEYLRLNNNPWECDCKALPLWVWLRRFRGSTSVLECVSPPELQGRDLKGLRKEDLPSCSAGEARGGGVVGGEAGLGESQTKTKEEDCRLHHRNHKHRHNHHQHPHLPHRDQNNRDPSPSPLPLPLPRPPKGRHRNCTRGHKGGQNEVKVLREEGDYTPGGNKYNPSAPPRRRNKCVPMTSVGPPSGVKRANSNVASCPAGTFLCILLAVLLSLS from the exons GTTCTGGAGGTGTAGAGCTACTCCTCGTCCTGTGCGGCCTggatctctcctccccctgtcccagGGACTGTATCTGCTACACCTCTCCCAGCACCGTATCCTGTCAGGCACACAACTTTCTGTCTGTCCCAGAGGAGATCCCAGCCCAGAGCGAGAGGGTCTTCCTGCAG AACAACAAGATTCAGCGTCTGCTGCGAGGCCACTTCAGTCCCACCACGGTCTTGCTGTGGCTCTACTCCAACAACATCTCTTACATCCAGGCCTCCACTTTTCACGGCTTTGCCCGCCTGGAGGAGCTGGATTTGGGGGACAACCGTCACCTGAGGGCCCTGGCTTCAGACACCTTCCAGGGCCTAGGCCGCCTGCACGCCCTGCACCTCTACCACTGTGGGCTGCTCAGCCTGCCGCCAGGGATCTTCGAGGGGCTCAGCAGCCTGCAGTACCTCTATCTGCAG AACAACCAGTTGGAGTTCCTGGAGGATGATCTGTTTGTGGACCTGCTGAACCTCacccacctcttcctccatggcAACAAGCTCTGGTCCCTCCACCAGAACACATTCAGGGGACTGGGAGTCCTGGACCGTCTCTTACTACACCAGAACCGGCTACAG TGGGTCCACCGTCTGGCGTTCCACGACCTGAGTCGCCTCACCACCCTCTACCTGTTCAACAACTCTCTGACTGAGCTGTCTGGGGCCAGCCTGGCTCTGCTGTCTTCCCTGGAGTACCTCAGACTCAACAACAACCCCTGGGAGTGTGACTGCAAG GCTCTGCCACTGTGGGTGTGGCTGCGGAGGTTCCGGGGCTCTACGTCGGTGCTGGAGTGCGTCTCCCCTCCTGAGCTCCAGGGCCGGGACCTGAAGGGATTGAGGAAAGAGGACTTACCCAGCTGTTCAGCAGGAGAAGCCCGGGGAGGTGGTGTCGTAGGCGGAGAGGCCGGGCTGGGGGAGTCCCAGACGAAAACGAAAGAGGAGGACTGTCGACTCCATCACAGGAACCACAAGCACCGCCATAACCACCACCAGCACCCACACCTCCCACACAGGGACCAGAACAACAGGGACCCGTCACCTTCGCCCCTACCCTTACCCCTTCCCAGGCCGCCCAAGGGGAGGCACAGGAACTGTACCCGGGGTCACAAGGGGGGTCAGAACGAGGTGAAGGtactgagggaggagggggactaCACCCCTGGAGGGAATAAATACAACCCCTCCGCCCCCCCTCGCAGGAGGAACAAGTGTGTCCCCATGACATCAGTTGGCCCGCCCAGTGGGGTCAAGAGAGCCAATAGTAACGTGGCGTCCTGCCCCGCTGGGACTTTTCTCTGCATCCTGTTGGCTGTGCTGCTGTCACTCAGCTGA